From a region of the Neobacillus niacini genome:
- the kduD gene encoding 2-dehydro-3-deoxy-D-gluconate 5-dehydrogenase KduD: MSLRHFSLDFFNLTGKVAIVTGGNTGLGQGYAVALAKAGADLFVVSYDTNWDETRELIEETGRKVYFHQADLTARETLQQVVDTCLSEYGRIDVLVNNAGTIRRNPLLEYKEEDWDAVMEINLNSVYLLSQAVAKVMVEQRSGKIINICSMLSFQGGKFVPPYTASKHAVAGITKSFANELAQYNVQINAIAPGYVATANTAPIRADEERSADILSRIPAGRWATPADYMGVVVFLASQASDYMNGHVLAVDGGWLVR; encoded by the coding sequence ATGAGTTTACGACATTTTTCATTAGACTTTTTTAATTTAACAGGTAAGGTTGCAATCGTGACAGGAGGAAATACTGGTCTTGGCCAAGGGTATGCTGTTGCATTAGCGAAAGCAGGTGCCGATCTATTTGTTGTCTCTTACGACACGAACTGGGATGAAACAAGAGAGCTGATCGAAGAAACAGGAAGAAAAGTATATTTCCATCAAGCCGATTTAACAGCTAGAGAAACTTTACAGCAAGTTGTTGATACTTGCCTAAGTGAATATGGAAGAATTGATGTTCTTGTAAATAACGCTGGGACCATCAGACGTAATCCGTTACTTGAATACAAAGAAGAAGATTGGGATGCTGTTATGGAAATTAACCTGAACTCTGTCTATCTTTTAAGCCAAGCGGTTGCTAAAGTAATGGTCGAGCAAAGAAGCGGAAAAATCATTAATATTTGTTCCATGCTTTCATTCCAAGGTGGTAAATTTGTTCCGCCGTACACAGCAAGTAAACATGCCGTTGCGGGTATTACCAAGTCGTTTGCAAATGAGTTAGCACAATACAATGTTCAAATCAATGCGATTGCACCAGGCTATGTGGCAACAGCGAATACAGCTCCAATTCGCGCAGATGAAGAGCGTAGTGCAGATATTCTTTCTCGTATTCCAGCTGGCCGTTGGGCTACTCCGGCAGACTACATGGGAGTCGTTGTATTCCTAGCTAGTCAAGCATCTGACTATATGAACGGACATGTTCTTGCAGTTGACGGCGGTTGGTTAGTCCGCTAA
- a CDS encoding aldo/keto reductase, translated as MPTSLKDTVTLHNGVKMPWMGLGVFKVTDGEEVIESVKAAIRNGYISIDTASFYKNEEGVGQAIKESGVPREELFITTKVWNADQGYESTLQAFETSLDKLGLDYLDLYLIHWPGKDKYKETWKAFEELYKQGRVRAIGVCNFQVHHLEDLIASAEIKPMVNQVEFHPHLTQKELLSYCKAEGIQLEAWSPLKQGQLLNHPVLEDIAQKYNKSVAQVILRWDLQHGVVTIPKSVKEQRIIDNANVFDFELSAEDMEKIDGLNEDSRAGSHPDTMSVGF; from the coding sequence ATGCCAACGAGTTTAAAAGACACTGTTACCTTACATAATGGAGTGAAAATGCCATGGATGGGATTAGGCGTTTTTAAAGTAACCGACGGGGAAGAGGTTATCGAGTCTGTAAAAGCTGCAATAAGGAATGGATACATTAGTATCGACACCGCCTCTTTTTATAAGAATGAAGAAGGTGTTGGACAAGCCATTAAAGAATCTGGTGTTCCCCGTGAAGAATTGTTTATTACTACAAAGGTTTGGAATGCCGATCAAGGTTATGAATCAACCTTACAAGCCTTCGAAACAAGTCTCGATAAACTTGGGCTTGATTACTTGGATCTTTATTTAATTCACTGGCCTGGTAAAGATAAATACAAAGAAACATGGAAAGCTTTCGAAGAGCTGTATAAACAAGGGCGTGTGCGTGCCATTGGTGTCTGCAATTTCCAAGTTCACCATTTAGAGGATTTAATCGCTTCTGCTGAAATTAAACCAATGGTCAACCAGGTAGAGTTCCATCCACATTTAACTCAAAAAGAGCTTCTATCCTATTGTAAAGCCGAAGGGATTCAACTTGAAGCATGGTCGCCATTGAAACAAGGTCAGCTTCTAAATCATCCTGTTCTTGAAGATATCGCTCAAAAGTACAATAAATCCGTCGCACAAGTTATCTTGCGCTGGGATCTTCAACATGGTGTTGTTACGATTCCAAAGTCTGTTAAAGAACAACGAATTATTGATAACGCAAATGTCTTTGATTTTGAATTATCCGCAGAAGATATGGAAAAAATTGATGGGCTAAATGAAGACAGTCGTGCTGGATCACATCCGGATACAATGAGCGTTGGCTTTTAA
- a CDS encoding DNA-binding response regulator, which produces MGFEEEYQAFMNGHLEARTGERLRRLQEGHNQAEMLFLKQVWWPSFSHFRYLHPEYEVDDFKDGKKYLDFAYIRPAIRICLEVDGYGPHLKNISRWQFADNLERQNQLVIDGWTVIRFSYDQVSEKPRRCQQIVQQVIGRWLGDELDQTTSLSFLEKEVLRLAIRKGEAISPIEVETYLKLTDKTVKKVLSQLVDKKMLIPASGNMRVRTYRLGDQVKHPI; this is translated from the coding sequence ATGGGATTTGAAGAAGAATACCAGGCCTTTATGAATGGTCACTTGGAAGCAAGAACCGGTGAACGGCTGCGGCGCTTACAAGAAGGTCACAACCAGGCTGAAATGTTGTTTTTGAAGCAAGTGTGGTGGCCCTCATTTTCCCACTTTCGCTATCTTCATCCAGAGTATGAAGTCGATGATTTCAAAGATGGTAAAAAGTATTTGGATTTTGCTTATATTCGTCCCGCCATCCGGATTTGTCTTGAGGTCGACGGGTATGGCCCTCATCTAAAGAACATAAGCAGATGGCAATTTGCAGACAACCTGGAACGTCAAAACCAGTTGGTGATTGACGGATGGACCGTAATCCGTTTTTCTTATGATCAAGTTAGTGAGAAGCCTCGTCGTTGCCAACAGATTGTTCAGCAAGTGATTGGCCGATGGCTAGGTGATGAATTGGACCAGACCACCTCTTTGTCTTTTCTTGAAAAGGAAGTGCTTCGTCTAGCGATTCGAAAAGGAGAAGCCATATCCCCTATAGAAGTCGAAACGTATTTGAAGTTAACTGACAAAACCGTAAAAAAAGTACTCTCTCAACTAGTCGATAAGAAGATGCTGATTCCTGCATCTGGGAACATGAGGGTCCGCACTTATCGGTTGGGGGATCAGGTTAAGCACCCGATCTGA
- a CDS encoding IclR family transcriptional regulator, giving the protein MSNVQSIERALTILNKLSEYPDGIQIARLTEQVGLTKSTIHRLLATLVSMNYVVKDEETDKYKLGLQVLFLSRNLLNNSSIVTIAKPYLEKLSQEVNETVHLCIEDHGEVIYIDKIESNQTIRMYSRIGSRAPMYCTGVGKVLLSGATPEHVDQVISKTEFIPKTPYTITSKEAFLKEIELVKQQGYALDNSENEEVLRCIAAPIYDHKGKIIASFSISGPSNRVTMELINHTLIEKMKQYSLAISRNLGYSGS; this is encoded by the coding sequence ATGTCTAATGTCCAATCAATTGAACGTGCCCTAACCATATTAAACAAGCTTTCTGAGTACCCAGATGGCATTCAAATTGCACGTCTGACAGAGCAGGTTGGTCTAACAAAAAGTACAATTCATCGTCTGTTAGCTACGTTAGTAAGTATGAATTATGTTGTAAAAGATGAAGAAACAGACAAATATAAACTCGGATTACAGGTCCTCTTTCTTTCAAGGAATCTATTAAATAACTCAAGTATTGTGACGATAGCAAAACCTTATCTCGAGAAACTATCACAAGAAGTCAACGAAACCGTTCACTTATGCATAGAAGATCACGGAGAAGTGATTTATATTGATAAAATTGAAAGCAATCAGACCATCCGAATGTATTCCCGCATTGGAAGCAGAGCTCCCATGTATTGTACAGGTGTTGGAAAAGTATTACTTTCAGGCGCTACTCCAGAGCATGTTGATCAAGTGATTTCAAAAACGGAGTTTATTCCAAAGACCCCGTACACGATCACCTCAAAAGAAGCCTTTTTAAAAGAAATTGAACTGGTTAAGCAACAAGGTTATGCATTAGATAATTCCGAAAATGAAGAGGTTTTAAGGTGTATTGCTGCACCAATCTATGATCATAAAGGAAAAATCATTGCAAGCTTTAGTATTTCAGGCCCAAGTAATCGTGTGACAATGGAATTGATCAACCATACCTTAATTGAAAAAATGAAACAGTATAGTCTAGCAATCTCAAGGAACCTAGGATACTCTGGTTCTTAA
- a CDS encoding creatininase family protein translates to MRNRFLSKLTNGEVEEYLKGNDIIYVPVGVTETHGALPLDSETVLAEAIALKMAEASDGLVLHNLPYFFPGGTIVGRGTIQMSVRDGMAYLDKIAKSLLNQGFRRQIYITSHGPAHMTVSGMVRDFFDETKVPILYMDVIKAGEAAHFNLMESFHDMSIGAYKILGRLEDVPLNIPESHSVTYDVGHMLAGMGKNPGNLLGKYAYQSGAVGSYFDAPSDHMATPLLKTAEEREVFADRGVQAIDELVKALDMPAIVETLRQVDVYTKDIILPKYGAHFPGGKA, encoded by the coding sequence TTGCGAAATAGATTCCTTTCAAAACTCACAAATGGGGAAGTCGAAGAGTATTTAAAAGGTAATGATATAATTTATGTTCCAGTTGGGGTAACCGAAACGCATGGAGCTTTGCCACTAGATTCTGAAACAGTTTTAGCCGAAGCGATTGCTTTAAAAATGGCTGAAGCATCAGATGGGCTTGTATTGCACAATTTACCTTATTTCTTTCCAGGCGGAACGATTGTTGGTCGGGGAACAATACAAATGAGCGTAAGGGACGGAATGGCTTATTTAGATAAGATAGCCAAGTCCTTACTAAATCAAGGCTTTAGACGCCAAATTTATATCACTAGTCATGGTCCAGCTCATATGACCGTAAGTGGTATGGTTCGTGATTTCTTTGATGAAACAAAGGTGCCGATCTTGTATATGGATGTTATAAAAGCAGGTGAAGCAGCCCATTTCAATTTGATGGAGTCATTCCATGATATGTCCATTGGTGCTTATAAAATTTTAGGCAGATTAGAGGATGTTCCATTGAATATTCCAGAATCTCATTCTGTTACCTATGATGTTGGGCATATGTTAGCAGGGATGGGGAAGAATCCTGGTAATTTATTAGGGAAATATGCATACCAATCTGGTGCGGTGGGTTCTTACTTTGATGCACCATCTGATCATATGGCTACACCACTTTTGAAAACAGCTGAAGAAAGAGAAGTTTTTGCTGATAGGGGTGTTCAAGCGATTGATGAACTTGTAAAGGCATTAGATATGCCTGCGATCGTTGAAACACTTCGTCAAGTGGATGTTTATACGAAGGATATTATTCTCCCAAAATACGGGGCACATTTTCCAGGTGGGAAGGCGTAA
- the kduI gene encoding 5-dehydro-4-deoxy-D-glucuronate isomerase — MDIRYSTHPDHAKTFTTEDIRKHYLIEELFVPGETKLVYSMEERAIIGGVTPIEESISLKGNDQMKAEYFLERREVGIFNVGGTGSITVDGETYAMENKDCLYIGLGKKELLFTSESAESPAKFYLYSAPAHKEYPTQHVAFKDIEGDRLGALETANDRVIRRMIHKEGIQSCQVVMGMTQLSTGSVWNSMPTHTHDRRSEVYLYIDLAENARMFHMMGEPTQTRHIVMKNEEAVISPPWSIHCGAATSNYTFIWAMAGDNKTYNDMDQVTMDELR, encoded by the coding sequence TTGGATATCAGGTATTCGACACACCCAGATCATGCCAAAACATTTACGACGGAAGACATTCGGAAACATTATTTAATAGAAGAGTTATTTGTACCAGGAGAAACTAAACTCGTTTATTCGATGGAAGAACGTGCAATTATTGGAGGTGTCACTCCGATTGAAGAAAGTATTTCTTTAAAGGGTAATGATCAGATGAAAGCTGAATATTTCCTAGAGCGAAGAGAAGTTGGGATTTTCAATGTTGGCGGTACTGGAAGTATCACGGTTGATGGTGAAACGTACGCGATGGAAAATAAAGATTGCTTGTATATCGGTTTAGGTAAAAAAGAGTTGCTTTTCACAAGTGAATCAGCAGAAAGCCCTGCAAAATTTTACTTGTACTCTGCTCCAGCTCACAAAGAATATCCGACCCAACACGTGGCATTTAAAGATATTGAAGGTGATCGATTAGGCGCATTAGAAACAGCAAATGATCGTGTAATTCGCAGAATGATTCACAAAGAAGGCATTCAGAGCTGTCAGGTTGTTATGGGGATGACTCAATTAAGTACGGGAAGTGTGTGGAACTCAATGCCAACACATACACATGACCGTAGAAGTGAAGTTTACCTTTACATTGACTTAGCTGAAAATGCAAGAATGTTCCATATGATGGGCGAGCCAACACAAACGCGTCATATTGTCATGAAAAATGAAGAAGCGGTGATTTCTCCTCCATGGTCCATTCATTGTGGAGCTGCTACTAGTAATTATACGTTTATCTGGGCAATGGCAGGCGATAATAAAACCTACAACGACATGGATCAAGTAACAATGGACGAATTGAGATAA
- a CDS encoding sugar kinase: MSRIITVGEPMALFVAEQEGPLENVNRFDRYVAGAEVNFSIGMSRLGHQVTYITKLGSDPFGRNIEKFLQSNEIDTSYVTYDPSYLTGMQWKQKVSSGDPEVFSARKNSAASHMDLDTIKNLNWDGFDHIHLTGIPPALSSGCREMVYELMKEARTRGVQISYDPNLRPGLWSDKQEMARVINDLACHADIVLPGIEEGKLLTGSEDVHEIAAHYHAAGVKTVVIKLGAKGAFTSSEGEQFYTEGFPVEKVVDTVGAGDGFAVGVVSAILEGLPIQEAVKRGAAIGALAVMSPGDNDGLPDRESLEGYMKGSKVEL, encoded by the coding sequence ATGAGTCGAATTATTACTGTAGGGGAACCGATGGCACTTTTTGTTGCAGAGCAAGAGGGTCCATTGGAAAATGTTAATCGTTTTGATCGTTATGTTGCAGGTGCTGAGGTCAACTTCTCTATCGGGATGTCTCGTTTAGGACATCAGGTTACGTATATTACCAAATTGGGAAGCGATCCATTCGGGAGAAACATCGAAAAGTTTCTTCAAAGCAACGAAATTGATACTAGTTATGTAACCTATGATCCTAGTTATTTAACGGGAATGCAGTGGAAACAAAAGGTGTCAAGCGGTGACCCGGAAGTGTTCTCCGCGCGCAAGAATTCTGCGGCGTCACATATGGACCTTGACACCATCAAAAACCTAAACTGGGATGGCTTCGACCATATTCATTTAACAGGTATCCCACCAGCATTGTCCTCTGGGTGTCGGGAGATGGTCTATGAATTGATGAAAGAGGCACGCACAAGAGGTGTGCAAATTTCGTATGATCCTAACCTGCGTCCAGGTCTCTGGTCTGATAAACAAGAAATGGCCCGAGTTATTAATGACCTAGCTTGTCATGCCGACATTGTTCTTCCTGGTATTGAAGAAGGGAAGCTGTTAACAGGTAGCGAAGATGTTCATGAGATTGCGGCTCACTATCATGCTGCAGGAGTAAAAACCGTTGTCATCAAGCTTGGGGCAAAAGGTGCTTTTACCAGCTCTGAAGGAGAACAATTTTATACGGAGGGTTTCCCTGTAGAGAAGGTAGTCGACACAGTAGGAGCAGGTGATGGCTTCGCGGTTGGTGTGGTCAGCGCTATACTGGAAGGTCTACCTATCCAGGAGGCTGTTAAACGTGGTGCCGCAATTGGGGCTCTTGCTGTTATGTCACCTGGAGATAATGACGGATTACCTGATCGAGAGAGTTTAGAAGGTTATATGAAAGGCTCAAAAGTAGAGCTTTAG
- a CDS encoding YhcH/YjgK/YiaL family protein has translation MLKGKLNDLVESQILSEKIQSTLLLLKEHDFSAYPAGRHEMVEDLFFFLNEYETKEAEACFWEAHQVYLDFHYILEGNENIAVDHIERQQVKEDYNEEKDATFFEGDVHSIITMNPGDVMICLPEDSHMAGIIAGEKQRVRKVVLKVKL, from the coding sequence TTGCTAAAAGGTAAATTAAATGATTTAGTAGAAAGCCAGATTCTCTCTGAAAAAATACAATCTACTTTACTTCTATTAAAAGAACATGACTTTTCAGCCTATCCTGCTGGACGTCATGAAATGGTTGAGGATTTGTTCTTCTTTTTGAACGAATATGAAACGAAAGAAGCAGAAGCTTGCTTTTGGGAAGCTCACCAAGTTTATCTAGACTTTCATTACATTCTAGAAGGTAATGAGAACATAGCAGTCGATCATATCGAACGTCAGCAGGTAAAAGAAGACTACAATGAAGAGAAGGATGCCACCTTTTTTGAAGGGGATGTCCATTCGATTATTACAATGAATCCGGGAGACGTTATGATCTGTCTCCCAGAGGATTCTCATATGGCGGGAATTATCGCTGGCGAGAAACAAAGGGTAAGAAAAGTAGTTCTTAAAGTGAAATTGTAA
- a CDS encoding Cof-type HAD-IIB family hydrolase, with protein sequence MKLIAIDLDGTLLSEHTYITEENVQAIRTAQSQGHIVMICSGRAPEDIQEILKKYQLSCPLAGSNGTVVQAEGKLLGSVSMSRDNIMQIAKKLDDVRAPYRIYTNQGIFVPEDWSERVNTDLQGDTIKVDGLSDELFKRITEQPQQSDLIKYFRDYHELFGREDMKVQKFFILTLNQQKKSELTTYLSNISGAAATSSGPMNIEVMDQDGNKGNALKMVADYYRISMDDTVAMGDSFNDIPMLKVAGLSIAMGNADPAVKQLCKAVTLSNSENGVSYALEQFILNQ encoded by the coding sequence ATGAAACTAATTGCGATTGATTTGGACGGTACCCTACTGTCCGAACATACATACATTACTGAGGAAAATGTGCAGGCTATACGAACGGCACAAAGCCAGGGACATATTGTGATGATATGCTCTGGACGTGCCCCTGAAGATATTCAAGAAATCCTTAAAAAATATCAGCTCTCTTGCCCCTTGGCAGGAAGCAACGGAACGGTTGTTCAAGCTGAAGGAAAATTATTAGGTAGCGTTTCTATGAGTCGGGATAATATCATGCAAATCGCAAAAAAATTAGATGACGTGAGAGCTCCTTATCGTATCTATACCAATCAGGGAATCTTTGTACCTGAAGACTGGTCGGAGCGCGTGAACACTGACCTCCAAGGGGATACCATAAAAGTCGATGGCCTCTCAGATGAACTCTTTAAAAGGATTACCGAACAACCACAGCAGTCTGACCTAATTAAGTATTTTCGAGATTATCATGAATTGTTCGGCCGAGAAGACATGAAAGTTCAAAAATTCTTTATCCTTACTTTAAATCAACAGAAAAAGTCAGAGCTAACTACGTACCTTAGCAATATTTCCGGAGCTGCCGCCACTTCTTCAGGTCCAATGAACATCGAAGTGATGGATCAGGATGGAAATAAAGGAAATGCCCTAAAAATGGTCGCAGACTATTATCGTATTTCTATGGATGATACCGTGGCAATGGGAGACAGCTTCAATGACATCCCTATGCTCAAAGTAGCTGGACTCTCAATCGCCATGGGGAATGCAGACCCAGCAGTGAAACAACTTTGCAAAGCAGTAACACTTTCCAATTCTGAAAATGGGGTCTCCTATGCTTTGGAACAGTTTATTCTGAATCAATAA
- a CDS encoding bifunctional 4-hydroxy-2-oxoglutarate aldolase/2-dehydro-3-deoxy-phosphogluconate aldolase, whose amino-acid sequence MKKLTNLSKLTECGVVAVVRADSKEEAVKISEACVEGGIKGIEVTFTVQGADEVIKELASFYKDNSDVVIGAGTVLDATTARIAILAGAEFVVSPAFDAETAKLCNLYQVPYMPGCMTLTEIKRALEAGVDIVKLFPGNAFGPDFVKAVKAPLPQVNIMPTGGVDLNNVEQWIKNGCVAVGVGGNLIAPAKTGEYNKITEYAKQYIAKVQAAREA is encoded by the coding sequence ATGAAAAAATTAACGAATTTATCGAAACTGACAGAATGTGGAGTTGTCGCTGTTGTAAGGGCAGATTCAAAAGAAGAGGCTGTTAAGATTTCTGAAGCCTGTGTAGAAGGCGGTATTAAAGGAATTGAGGTTACCTTTACTGTGCAGGGAGCCGATGAAGTTATTAAAGAATTAGCTTCCTTTTATAAGGATAATAGTGATGTTGTGATTGGGGCAGGAACAGTTCTTGATGCTACAACCGCGAGAATTGCGATTCTAGCAGGGGCGGAATTCGTTGTTAGTCCTGCATTTGATGCTGAAACAGCAAAGCTATGTAACCTCTATCAAGTGCCTTATATGCCAGGCTGCATGACCCTCACTGAGATTAAACGTGCACTAGAAGCTGGAGTGGATATCGTTAAATTGTTCCCTGGAAATGCATTTGGTCCTGATTTCGTAAAGGCCGTCAAAGCACCACTTCCACAAGTAAACATCATGCCAACTGGCGGAGTAGATTTAAATAACGTAGAACAATGGATCAAAAACGGATGCGTCGCCGTAGGAGTAGGCGGCAACCTAATAGCACCAGCCAAAACAGGAGAATACAACAAAATTACCGAATATGCAAAGCAGTATATTGCTAAGGTGCAGGCTGCTAGAGAGGCTTAA
- the kdgT gene encoding 2-keto-3-deoxygluconate transporter gives MNILKTIKKIPGGLMLVPLILGALVHTFTPGAGEYFGGFTNGLISGTVPILAVWFFCMGASINIKASGKVLLKSGTLVVTKIAVAWIVAVIVMQFLPVDGIQTGIFAGFSVLALVAAMDMTNGGLYASIMQQYGSKEDAGAFVLMSLESGPLVTMLILGSTGVAVFEPQAFVGAVLPFLIGFTLGNLDKDLREFFSRATETMIPFFGFALGNTIDLAVIGKTGLSGILLGVLVIIITGVPLMLADKFIGKGNGTAGLAASSTAGAAVANPMLIAEMKPEFLTAAQSATAMVATAVIVTSIVVPILTAYYSKYMKQKNGELGTKGKKLTA, from the coding sequence ATGAATATTCTAAAGACAATTAAAAAAATCCCAGGTGGATTAATGTTAGTCCCATTAATTTTAGGAGCACTTGTCCATACGTTTACTCCTGGAGCAGGAGAGTATTTTGGAGGATTTACGAATGGATTGATATCAGGTACGGTTCCAATTTTAGCAGTTTGGTTCTTCTGTATGGGTGCAAGTATCAATATTAAAGCATCAGGTAAGGTTTTACTTAAATCAGGAACACTTGTCGTGACAAAGATAGCGGTTGCATGGATCGTTGCTGTTATTGTCATGCAATTCCTGCCAGTTGATGGAATACAAACAGGTATATTTGCTGGGTTCTCAGTTCTAGCGCTAGTAGCTGCAATGGATATGACAAATGGTGGTCTTTATGCTTCTATTATGCAACAATATGGTTCAAAAGAAGATGCAGGTGCATTCGTATTAATGTCGCTTGAATCAGGTCCGTTAGTAACGATGTTGATTTTAGGTAGTACAGGTGTAGCAGTTTTTGAACCACAAGCATTCGTTGGTGCAGTATTACCGTTCCTAATTGGTTTCACTCTTGGTAACCTTGATAAAGATTTACGTGAATTCTTCAGCAGAGCAACTGAAACAATGATTCCATTCTTTGGTTTTGCTTTAGGTAACACAATTGACTTAGCGGTAATTGGAAAAACTGGCCTAAGTGGTATTTTACTAGGCGTTCTCGTCATCATCATTACAGGTGTTCCATTGATGCTAGCTGATAAATTTATCGGAAAAGGTAATGGTACAGCAGGACTTGCTGCTTCTAGTACAGCCGGGGCTGCGGTAGCCAACCCAATGCTTATTGCCGAAATGAAACCGGAATTTCTAACTGCAGCACAATCAGCTACTGCGATGGTGGCAACAGCAGTCATCGTTACTTCGATAGTAGTACCGATATTGACAGCCTATTATTCTAAATATATGAAACAGAAAAATGGTGAGTTAGGTACAAAGGGGAAAAAGCTTACGGCTTAA
- a CDS encoding ATP-binding protein: protein MSILSIFIGAHFYKYEERLNYTYREGDFSYFLFTLSVTFLVAFLQIRYSRAVERDDNAKKEEVRKDNEQQILALINSMPDLIYIQDSTGRFIEMNQYAKDLFKLKDIDYRNKHLEELFSENEWFRNFQNCFSNDEISWEKGIPFRFELDLAIENQFSATFDIIKVPTFFADGSRKNLLVIGRNITEQKKAYDLVLRSEKLAVVGELAAGVAYEIRNPLTSIKGFIQLAKQVREFNPDYLQIMLSEIVRIESIVSEYLSLAKPNQNSPKSLQRMDHLVSNVITLFESQTNLRNIMIHSELDQSYQIMCNPNEIKQVLINIFQNAIEAIGSNGDIFIYLRNVPESGVEITFIDNGCGIEEERLKKIGEPFFSTKEKGTGLGLLTSNRIIEKHNGTIKITSEVNKGTEVRVFLPTS from the coding sequence ATGAGTATACTGAGTATTTTTATAGGTGCCCATTTTTATAAATACGAAGAACGTCTTAATTATACTTATCGCGAAGGTGACTTTTCTTACTTCCTATTTACACTTTCTGTTACCTTTCTAGTCGCTTTCCTGCAGATTCGCTATAGCAGAGCAGTAGAAAGAGATGATAATGCGAAAAAGGAAGAAGTAAGAAAGGACAATGAACAACAAATTTTAGCTCTAATCAATTCAATGCCCGATTTAATTTATATTCAGGATAGCACAGGAAGATTTATTGAAATGAATCAGTATGCTAAAGATTTATTTAAACTGAAGGATATTGATTATAGGAACAAACATCTGGAAGAACTTTTTTCCGAAAATGAATGGTTTAGAAACTTTCAAAATTGCTTTTCAAACGATGAAATTTCTTGGGAGAAGGGTATACCGTTTAGATTCGAATTGGATCTTGCTATAGAAAATCAATTCTCTGCTACATTCGATATTATAAAGGTTCCTACTTTTTTTGCAGACGGCAGTAGGAAAAATTTATTGGTGATAGGCCGTAATATTACAGAACAAAAGAAGGCATATGACCTCGTTTTAAGATCAGAAAAACTTGCTGTGGTAGGCGAACTTGCTGCTGGTGTTGCATATGAAATCCGTAACCCGCTAACTTCAATAAAAGGGTTTATCCAGTTAGCTAAGCAAGTACGTGAATTCAATCCCGATTATTTACAAATTATGTTAAGTGAAATAGTGAGAATTGAGTCTATTGTTTCCGAATACTTATCATTAGCGAAACCAAACCAAAACTCACCAAAATCTCTTCAGCGTATGGATCATCTTGTTAGTAATGTAATTACTCTTTTTGAAAGTCAAACTAACCTGAGAAATATTATGATTCATTCAGAACTAGATCAGTCTTACCAAATCATGTGTAACCCCAACGAAATAAAGCAAGTGTTGATTAATATATTTCAAAATGCGATTGAAGCCATTGGAAGTAATGGGGATATTTTTATATATTTGAGGAATGTCCCAGAAAGTGGAGTAGAAATTACCTTTATTGACAATGGATGTGGTATTGAGGAAGAACGATTAAAGAAGATAGGTGAGCCATTCTTCTCAACTAAGGAAAAGGGGACAGGGCTGGGATTGTTAACTTCAAATCGTATCATTGAAAAACATAATGGTACGATAAAGATTACTAGTGAAGTAAATAAGGGGACCGAAGTTAGAGTTTTTTTGCCTACTAGCTAG